The Caretta caretta isolate rCarCar2 chromosome 10, rCarCar1.hap1, whole genome shotgun sequence genome has a window encoding:
- the LOC142073426 gene encoding uncharacterized protein LOC142073426 has product MKDRGHNRDPKQCRVKLKELRQAYQKTREANSRSGSEPQTCRFYDELHAILGGSATTTPAVLFDSFNGDGGNTEVGFGDEEDDDDEVVDSSQQASGETGFPDSQELFLTLDLEPVPPEPTQGCLLDSAGGKGTSAACVSMITGSSPSQRLVKLRKKKKRTRDEMFSELMLSSHTDRAQTNAWRQIMSECRKAHNDREERWRAEESCGGLKRVSGGLKTGLKLKGGGSVMRGGRIQC; this is encoded by the exons atgaaggacagaggccataacagggacccgaagcagtgccgcgtgaaactgaaggagctgaggcaagcctaccagaaaaccagagaggcgaacagccgctctgggtcagagccccaaacatgccgcttctatgatgagctgcatgccattttagggggttcagccaccactaccccagccgtgttgtttgactccttcaatggagatggaggcaatacggaagtaggttttggggacgaagaagatgatgatgatgaggttgtagatagctcacagcaagcaagcggagaaaccggttttcccgacagccaggaactgtttctcaccctagacctggagccagtaccccccgaacccacccaaggctgcctcctggactcagcaggcggaaaagggacctctg ctgcatgtgtttcaatgatcacaggatcttctccttcccagaggctagtgaagcttagaaagaaaaaaaaacgcactcgcgatgaaatgttctccgagctcatgctgtcctcccacactgacagagcacagacgaatgcgtggaggcaaataatgtcagagtgcaggaaagcacacaatgaccgggaggagaggtggcgggctgaagagagttgtggcgggctgaagagagtaagtggcgggctgaagacagggctgaagctcaaaggtggcggcagcgtgatgagaggaggcaggattcaatgctga